The DNA window GGGTCGCCGCATGAGGGGACGGTGGGCACAGGGACTCGAGCCCCGCTTCTTCTGCTGGATCATCCGCGACCGGTTGGCCGGGTCCGAGCGCCCGGGCGGCTTCGCCCGCAACCATCGCAAGGTGCGCCGCCAGGAGGAGCTCATCTGGCTCGGCAGCCACGGGTTCACGCACGTTCTCTCGCTGCTCGACTCGCCGCACAACCTGCACGCCTACGACGACGCCGGCCTCGCGTACGAGCACATCCCCCTCGGCCGGCGCGACGAGATGCCCGAGCGGCTGTCGACGATCTACTCGACGATCGCGGGCTGGCTCGACGACCCGAACGAGCGCGTGCTCGTGCACCACGAGGAGTTCGGCGACCGGATCATCGGAACGCTCGCCGGATACCTGCTCTACTGCGGGCTCGTGCAGGAGGGCCCGCACGCGATCGGCATCCTCGAGCGCCAGACCGGCCGCCAGCTCGGCGCCGCGGGGCGCGAGATCGTCGCGGTCACGCTCGACGAGCGGATCGTCCGCGCCCGCTGAGGCCCGCGTGACGGATCGCATCGAGATCGTCGGGCTGCGCGAGCTCGGCGTGCACGGTGTGCTCCCCGAGGAGCAGGTGCGCGCCCAACCGTTCGAGGTCGACGTGGCGCTCGACGTCGACGTCCGCTCGGCGGGCGACAGCGACGCGCTGGACGACACCGTCGACTACGGCGAGCTCGCCGACGCGATCGCCCGCGTCGTGCGGACAGAGCGCTACGCGCTGCTC is part of the Acidimicrobiia bacterium genome and encodes:
- the folB gene encoding dihydroneopterin aldolase; amino-acid sequence: MTDRIEIVGLRELGVHGVLPEEQVRAQPFEVDVALDVDVRSAGDSDALDDTVDYGELADAIARVVRTERYALLERLATRIADVCTNDARVQHATVTVRKLRPPVGVLVDHVAVTITR